The sequence ATTGGGTGTTGGTAGACTGTCCAAGTCGTTGATTCTAAGGAGGCTTGGATGGTTACGGACCGGCAGGTTGGGAGGTTAATGGCGTTGGTACGGCGAGGCAGGAGGTTTTCGGTGGCGGCGTTGGGTGCTGGGATGGACGAGAAGACGGCGAGGAAGTATCGGAAGCTTGGTCGATTGCCGAGTGAGCAGGAGAGGTTGCGGACGTACCGGACGCGGGAAGATCCGTTTGGTGGGATTTGGGATGAGGTTCGGGAGAAGTTAGAGGTCTGTCCTGGGTTGGAGGCCAAGACGTTGTTCGATGATCTGGTGAGGCGTTATCCGGGACGGTTCGGTGAG comes from Candidatus Eisenbacteria bacterium and encodes:
- a CDS encoding IS21 family transposase, which codes for MALVRRGRRFSVAALGAGMDEKTARKYRKLGRLPSEQERLRTYRTREDPFGGIWDEVREKLEVCPGLEAKTLFDDLVRRYPGRFGE